Proteins encoded by one window of Eremothecium cymbalariae DBVPG#7215 chromosome 1, complete sequence:
- a CDS encoding serine/threonine-protein kinase (similar to Ashbya gossypii AAR009W), with amino-acid sequence MLSPLEKSPKEDTKKKVEKLNKPKDPPLVQGHAITKFLNKVTGQPASYVNKLDYIFGKTLGAGAFGVVRQARNSNNDEDVAVKILLKRALKGDELNMLYDELMILQKLDHPHIVKFKDWFESKDKFYIVTQLATGGELFDRILKKGRFTETDAVKIVVQMLEAIEYMHSKNVVHRDLKPENVLYLNPSDDSELVISDFGIAKQLSSEDHLIHRAAGSMGYVAPEVLTTSGHGKPCDIWSLGVITYTLLCGYSPFVAESSEGFLEEVTRSKYPVTFHKPYWNSISVEAKEFILKALTLDPSERPTATELLQDTWIISKQQNTEDLLPTIREGFNASRKFREAMHIVILNNRIKKLRQLYGVDDEFDTDLEENDSSSSERKSLGVESLQSTLRSLSLKSPTDQSTEQKQLKSQLTQQAFVQLVLAAKENKDKILKYQDTENSMGSTGSTNSDK; translated from the coding sequence ATGTTAAGCCCATTAGAGAAATCTCCTAAAGAGGATactaaaaagaaagttGAAAAGCTTAACAAGCCCAAAGACCCACCTTTGGTACAAGGACATGCAATcacaaagtttttaaacaaGGTCACAGGTCAGCCTGCATCTTATGTGAATAAGTTGGATTATATTTTCGGGAAGACTCTAGGTGCGGGTGCCTTTGGTGTTGTTCGTCAGGCACGCAATAGtaataatgatgaggatgtTGCGGTGAAGATTCTATTGAAGCGTGCTTTGAAAGGGGATGAATTGAATATGTTGTATGATGAGTTGATGATTTTGCAGAAGTTGGATCACCCGCATATTGTAAAGTTCAAGGATTGGTTTGAATCAAAGGACAAGTTTTATATTGTTACGCAGCTTGCTACTGGTGGGGAGTTATTTGATAGAATTCTAAAGAAGGGTAGATTTACTGAAACAGATGCAGTCAAAATTGTGGTACAAATGCTCGAGGCTATTGAGTATATGcattcaaaaaatgttgTTCACAGGGACTTGAAGCCGGAAAATGTGCTTTATCTGAATCCATCTGATGATTCCGAACTGGTTATAAGTGATTTTGGTATTGCTAAGCAACTTTCTTCCGAAGATCATCTCATCCATAGAGCTGCTGGTTCTATGGGTTATGTTGCTCCAGAAGTGCTTACTACAAGTGGCCATGGAAAACCTTGCGATATATGGTCATTAGGTGTGATTACTTACACTTTACTGTGTGGGTACTCGCCATTTGTAGCAGAAAGCTCAGAGGGTTTCTTGGAAGAGGTAACTCGTTCCAAGTACCCGGTAACTTTTCACAAGCCATATTGGAATAGCATATCTGTGGAGGCCAAGGAGTTCATCTTGAAAGCGTTAACCCTAGATCCTTCCGAAAGACCTACTGCTACCGAACTTCTGCAAGATACTTGGATTATTTCCAAGCAGCAGAACACTGAAGACTTGTTGCCAACTATCCGTGAAGGGTTTAACGCCTCCAGAAAGTTCCGCGAAGCAATGCACATTGTCATCTTGAACAATAGAATCAAGAAACTAAGGCAACTATATGGTGTcgatgatgaatttgatacGGATCTCGAAGAAAACGACTCATCCAGTTCTGAGCGTAAAAGCTTGGGTGTTGAATCCCTACAAAGCACCCTGAGATCACTGTCCCTGAAGTCCCCTACTGATCAATCGAcagaacaaaaacaacttaAGTCCCAGCTAACTCAACAGGCATTTGTTCAACTGGTACTTGCTGCGAAGGAAAACAAGGACAAAATTCTAAAGTATCAGGATACCGAAAATTCTATGGGCTCCACGGGCTCTACAAACTCTGACAAATAA